From a single Nissabacter sp. SGAir0207 genomic region:
- a CDS encoding MdtA/MuxA family multidrug efflux RND transporter periplasmic adaptor subunit, with the protein MKSHTPLSRRNLLLLLIAAALIAGGVYLSRHLSGNGAPGGMGPPGMGRPGMGGGMATPVQAGSARLADVPVYLSALGTVVPNASVTVTSRVDGQLMKVYFTEGQQVQAGQLLAQIDPRSYQATLDQYRGQLAENQALLKSAQLTLARYRTLYKQDSLARQDLDTQIATVGQYQGAIKADEAQIAAAQLNLEYTRITAPVSGRVGLRLVDPGNMVHSSDTTGIVTLTQTQPIAATFSVPQASLQTVLKPLRAGEKLPATAIDQDGSSVLAQGALSFISNEIDTATGSIKLKALFANEDEQLYPNQFVNVRLQTGTLKDAVVIPAQALQLSSDGDFVYLVNKDSSVTRKAVQSGPAFGNDFRAILSGVAAGDRVVTTGIDRLQDGAKVRVVEAQAADATTPAAGGQPPTASGAQAPAGKPAP; encoded by the coding sequence ATGAAATCCCACACACCTCTCTCACGGCGAAACCTTCTCCTTTTGCTGATTGCTGCCGCGCTGATCGCGGGTGGCGTCTATCTTTCACGCCACCTCTCCGGCAATGGCGCGCCCGGTGGCATGGGGCCGCCGGGCATGGGCCGGCCGGGGATGGGCGGCGGCATGGCGACGCCGGTGCAGGCGGGCAGCGCGCGGCTGGCGGATGTGCCGGTCTACCTGTCGGCGCTCGGCACCGTGGTGCCGAATGCCAGCGTCACCGTCACCAGCCGGGTCGATGGCCAACTGATGAAGGTCTACTTTACCGAGGGGCAGCAGGTGCAGGCGGGCCAGCTGCTGGCGCAGATTGACCCGCGCAGCTATCAGGCGACGCTGGACCAGTACCGCGGCCAGCTGGCGGAGAATCAGGCGCTGCTGAAGAGTGCTCAGCTGACGCTGGCGCGCTACCGCACGCTCTACAAACAGGACTCGCTGGCCCGCCAGGATCTGGACACCCAGATCGCCACCGTCGGCCAGTATCAGGGCGCGATCAAGGCCGATGAGGCACAGATTGCCGCCGCGCAGCTCAACCTGGAGTACACGCGCATCACCGCGCCGGTCAGCGGCCGCGTCGGTTTGCGGTTGGTCGATCCCGGCAACATGGTGCACAGCAGCGACACCACCGGCATCGTCACCCTGACCCAGACCCAGCCGATTGCCGCCACCTTCAGCGTGCCGCAGGCCAGCTTGCAGACCGTGCTGAAGCCGCTGCGCGCCGGGGAAAAACTGCCAGCCACCGCCATCGATCAGGATGGCAGCAGCGTGCTGGCGCAGGGCGCGCTCAGCTTCATCAGCAACGAGATTGACACCGCCACCGGCAGCATCAAGCTGAAGGCGCTGTTCGCCAATGAGGATGAGCAGCTCTACCCGAACCAGTTCGTCAATGTCCGCCTCCAGACCGGCACCCTGAAAGATGCGGTGGTGATCCCGGCGCAGGCGTTGCAGCTTAGCAGCGACGGCGATTTCGTCTATCTGGTGAACAAGGACAGCAGCGTAACCCGCAAGGCGGTGCAGAGCGGCCCGGCGTTCGGCAATGATTTCCGCGCCATCCTCTCCGGCGTGGCCGCTGGCGATCGCGTGGTAACCACCGGCATCGACCGCCTGCAAGATGGCGCGAAAGTGCGGGTGGTAGAGGCGCAGGCCGCCGACGCCACCACCCCGGCCGCCGGTGGGCAGCCACCCACCGCCAGTGGGGCGCAGGCCCCGGCCGGGAAGCCAGCACCATGA
- a CDS encoding phosphatase PAP2 family protein, translated as MRFSRTLIAGALLAAHAAVAAPALTSITPIVDSTTPAADSAPFVALESTMLHTLRQAIQGDAPSLARDQLEKAGQTRQADANWLKASGYDFGTQANQQAGIALLEPFNRLPAATKAESLETVTIINRDATQGERHQALADAEGIGYLYFLADAMGPRLGQAFLTAYDKGELGKAAALIKASEVSTGAAKKHFNYSRPFLQTGNTIHLVPDDVVIGDDHPYTADGGAFPSGHTNTGYTDALLMAEMLPERFVELVDRGARYGFSRVVLGVHYPLDVMGSRMVAQRNVAHYLNDPAYRTLFEQAKAELRGALEKECGMSLARCAQPQGHDDPYAAPAMRSFYRFTMTYDLPKTAAAATPLVVPAGAEVLLEAPLPQLSANQRRQLMSHTALADGYPLSGGEGEQNFWQRLNLHDAVLAAQ; from the coding sequence ATGCGCTTTTCCCGCACCCTGATCGCCGGCGCGCTGCTGGCCGCCCACGCCGCCGTGGCGGCGCCGGCCCTCACCAGCATCACCCCGATTGTTGACAGCACCACGCCGGCCGCCGATTCGGCCCCCTTCGTCGCCCTTGAGTCCACCATGCTGCACACGCTGCGGCAGGCCATCCAGGGCGATGCGCCGTCACTGGCGCGCGACCAGCTGGAGAAGGCCGGGCAGACCCGTCAGGCGGACGCCAACTGGCTGAAGGCCAGCGGCTATGACTTCGGCACGCAGGCCAATCAGCAGGCGGGCATCGCGCTGCTGGAGCCGTTCAACCGCCTGCCAGCGGCGACCAAGGCGGAGAGCCTGGAGACGGTGACGATCATCAACCGCGACGCGACACAGGGCGAGCGCCATCAGGCGCTGGCGGATGCCGAGGGGATTGGCTACCTCTACTTCCTGGCCGACGCGATGGGGCCACGGCTGGGGCAGGCGTTCCTGACCGCCTATGACAAGGGCGAGCTGGGCAAGGCGGCAGCGCTGATCAAGGCCAGCGAGGTGAGCACTGGCGCGGCGAAGAAGCACTTCAACTATTCGCGCCCCTTCCTGCAAACCGGCAACACCATCCATCTGGTGCCGGATGACGTGGTGATTGGCGACGACCACCCCTACACCGCCGATGGCGGCGCCTTCCCGAGCGGCCACACCAACACCGGCTACACCGACGCGCTGCTGATGGCGGAGATGCTCCCAGAGCGCTTTGTCGAGCTGGTGGATCGTGGCGCGCGCTACGGTTTCTCGCGCGTGGTGCTGGGCGTGCACTACCCGCTGGACGTGATGGGCTCGCGCATGGTGGCGCAACGCAACGTCGCCCACTACCTGAATGATCCGGCCTACCGCACGCTGTTTGAGCAGGCGAAGGCCGAGCTGCGCGGCGCGCTGGAGAAAGAGTGCGGCATGAGCCTGGCGCGCTGCGCCCAGCCGCAGGGGCATGATGACCCCTACGCCGCCCCGGCGATGCGCAGCTTCTACCGCTTCACCATGACCTATGACCTGCCGAAAACCGCCGCCGCCGCCACGCCGCTGGTGGTGCCAGCGGGTGCCGAGGTGCTGCTGGAGGCACCGCTGCCGCAGCTAAGCGCCAACCAGCGCCGCCAGCTGATGAGCCACACCGCGCTGGCGGATGGCTACCCGCTCTCTGGCGGTGAAGGCGAGCAGAACTTCTGGCAGCGCCTGAACCTGCACGACGCGGTGCTGGCCGCCCAGTAA
- a CDS encoding magnesium and cobalt transport protein CorA has protein sequence MHPSDDKQHPKDQVVKSMAYRQGKPVGEVTSDNISQMLAEPETFIWLGLWQPEDDYLRHIQREFGLHDLAIEDALTAHQRPKIEQYGDTFFIVVQTAQKIRERIEYGETHIFYGKNFLITVRHGASSSYADVRHHAEQCPEQLALGPGYGLYCVLDFVVDNYLSIVTEFSSQFDEIESRMFKTEFDQKAVRQVYHLRRHLLSLRNAAVPMQDICGQLRHHDGLLPEELHAYMRDVQDHANQAITMTDDMREMLTNATHVNLALVSVRQNEVVQRLAGWGAILAIPTVIFSLYGMNFKDMPELDSTLGYPLTIGVTVLGCLWLYLKLRRSGWL, from the coding sequence ATGCACCCTTCAGACGACAAACAGCATCCCAAGGATCAGGTAGTAAAAAGCATGGCCTACCGGCAGGGCAAGCCGGTCGGCGAGGTGACCTCCGACAACATCAGCCAGATGCTGGCGGAGCCGGAGACCTTTATCTGGCTGGGGCTGTGGCAGCCAGAGGATGACTACCTGCGCCACATCCAGCGCGAGTTCGGCCTGCACGATCTAGCGATTGAGGATGCGCTGACCGCCCACCAGCGGCCCAAGATTGAGCAGTATGGCGACACCTTCTTTATCGTGGTACAGACCGCCCAGAAGATCCGCGAGCGGATTGAATATGGCGAGACCCACATCTTCTACGGCAAAAACTTCCTGATCACCGTGCGCCACGGTGCCTCCTCCAGCTATGCCGACGTGCGCCACCACGCCGAGCAGTGCCCGGAGCAGCTGGCGCTCGGCCCCGGCTACGGCCTGTACTGCGTGCTCGACTTCGTGGTGGACAACTACCTCTCCATCGTCACTGAGTTCTCCAGCCAGTTTGACGAGATTGAGTCACGCATGTTCAAGACCGAGTTTGACCAAAAGGCGGTGCGACAGGTCTACCACCTGCGCCGCCACCTGCTCTCACTGCGCAACGCGGCAGTGCCGATGCAGGACATCTGCGGCCAGCTGCGCCACCACGACGGGCTGCTGCCGGAGGAGCTGCACGCCTACATGCGCGACGTGCAAGACCACGCCAATCAGGCGATCACCATGACCGATGACATGCGTGAGATGCTGACCAACGCCACCCACGTCAACCTGGCGCTGGTGTCGGTGCGGCAGAATGAGGTGGTGCAGCGGCTGGCGGGCTGGGGGGCGATTCTGGCGATCCCGACGGTGATCTTTAGCCTCTACGGCATGAACTTCAAGGACATGCCAGAGCTGGACAGCACCCTCGGCTACCCGCTGACCATCGGTGTGACCGTGCTCGGCTGCCTGTGGCTCTACCTGAAGCTACGGCGCTCCGGTTGGCTTTGA
- a CDS encoding EAL domain-containing protein: MSTPSSQDEQQRLQALKELQILDMSQDEILNKITSLTCKLLDMPTSLVTLITADRQLIKAKTNFPLDETDKEDAFCLHTLNHDGVLVCPDTQLDARFRHLPLANAAQPLRFYAGAPLTTASGVAIGSLCVIDYQPRAFTPAQCRTLQEMAAVVMALLQSRSAIGLVDGVTCLPNRQRLIEDLRELDGAPAQGVLILVDCIEITYAYEMGRSLGLPVLEQMLRDIGHYLRKAFDFREKFYCVATGRFALWVPAARREAVLETLLHCVDTIQGALTLPVPIRLEPHIGYVDFSLPVQDPQRVLRQAMSALHDAINQYERVLPYQQETDLAQRMAFRLLSDLVECLDRDTGLYLVYQPKFDVQSGQAVGAEALLRWQHPEFGALAPAQFVPLAENTTLIRPLTEWVIGQALRQIRQWRDVGITLPVAVNVAVSNFGEPDFVERLLAQLARHDLTPADLELECLETQKILDCPVALACLFRLKSEGFVLALDDFGSGHSNLTYLKKIPVEVIKLDQSLIRPLEQDPNSRLIVEQTINMLHMLHYVVVAEGVENAATLDYLRDFGCDLAQGFHLARPMLPEALSALLLPAVAS, from the coding sequence ATGTCTACCCCCTCAAGTCAGGATGAACAGCAACGCTTGCAGGCACTGAAAGAGCTGCAAATCCTTGACATGTCGCAAGACGAAATCCTTAACAAAATCACCAGCCTGACCTGCAAGCTGCTCGACATGCCCACCAGTCTGGTGACCCTGATCACCGCCGACCGGCAGTTGATCAAGGCCAAGACCAACTTCCCGCTGGATGAGACCGACAAAGAGGACGCCTTCTGCCTCCACACCCTGAACCATGACGGGGTACTGGTCTGCCCGGACACCCAACTCGACGCGCGTTTCCGCCACCTGCCGCTGGCGAATGCGGCACAGCCGCTGCGCTTCTATGCCGGTGCGCCGCTGACTACCGCCAGTGGGGTGGCCATCGGCAGCCTGTGCGTGATTGACTACCAGCCGCGCGCGTTCACGCCGGCGCAGTGCCGCACATTGCAGGAGATGGCGGCGGTGGTGATGGCGCTGTTGCAGTCGCGCAGCGCCATCGGGCTGGTGGATGGGGTGACCTGCCTCCCCAACCGCCAGCGGCTGATTGAGGATCTGCGCGAGCTGGATGGCGCGCCAGCGCAGGGGGTGCTGATTCTGGTGGACTGCATCGAGATCACCTACGCCTACGAGATGGGGCGTTCGCTGGGCCTGCCGGTGCTGGAGCAGATGCTGCGTGACATTGGCCACTACCTGCGCAAGGCGTTCGACTTCCGTGAAAAGTTCTACTGCGTCGCCACCGGCCGCTTTGCCCTGTGGGTGCCAGCCGCGCGCCGGGAGGCGGTGCTGGAGACGCTGTTGCACTGCGTTGACACCATTCAGGGTGCGCTGACGCTGCCGGTGCCGATCCGGCTGGAGCCGCACATCGGCTACGTGGATTTCTCGCTGCCGGTGCAAGACCCGCAGCGGGTGCTGCGGCAGGCGATGAGCGCGCTGCACGACGCCATCAACCAGTATGAGCGCGTGCTGCCCTACCAGCAGGAGACCGATCTGGCGCAGCGCATGGCCTTCCGCCTGCTGAGCGATCTGGTGGAGTGCCTTGACCGCGACACCGGCCTCTATCTGGTCTACCAGCCGAAATTTGATGTCCAGAGCGGCCAGGCGGTCGGGGCCGAGGCGTTGCTGCGTTGGCAGCACCCGGAGTTTGGCGCGCTGGCCCCGGCGCAGTTCGTGCCGCTGGCGGAGAACACCACCCTGATCCGCCCGCTCACCGAGTGGGTGATTGGTCAGGCGCTGCGGCAGATTCGCCAGTGGCGCGATGTGGGCATTACCCTGCCGGTGGCGGTCAATGTGGCGGTCAGCAACTTTGGCGAGCCGGACTTTGTCGAGCGGCTGCTGGCGCAACTGGCGCGCCACGACCTGACGCCAGCCGATCTGGAGCTGGAGTGTCTGGAGACGCAGAAGATCCTCGACTGCCCGGTGGCGCTGGCCTGCCTGTTCCGCCTGAAGTCCGAGGGCTTCGTGCTGGCGCTGGATGATTTTGGCAGCGGCCACAGTAACCTCACCTACCTGAAGAAGATCCCGGTCGAGGTGATCAAGCTGGATCAGTCGCTGATCCGGCCGCTCGAACAGGATCCCAACAGCCGTCTGATTGTCGAGCAGACCATCAACATGCTGCACATGTTGCACTATGTGGTGGTGGCCGAGGGGGTGGAGAATGCCGCCACCCTCGACTACCTGCGCGACTTCGGCTGCGATCTGGCGCAGGGCTTCCATCTGGCGCGGCCGATGCTGCCAGAGGCGCTGAGCGCCCTGCTGCTGCCTGCCGTCGCCTCCTGA
- a CDS encoding GNAT family N-acetyltransferase, whose product MLRTMTPTEFDQWAIYFVADYAEDLQANYGYTAERAQAEARHALTSVLPHGIATAHQQLLTLEQAGTVVGFLWYQQNETNAFIMDFMVLPHCRGQGHGRRALAELEAQLRAAGVAEMRLRVAADNPRARHLYEACDFQLTGYNMSKRL is encoded by the coding sequence ATGCTGCGCACCATGACCCCAACCGAGTTTGACCAGTGGGCAATCTATTTTGTCGCGGACTACGCCGAGGATCTGCAAGCCAACTATGGCTATACGGCGGAGCGGGCGCAGGCAGAGGCGCGCCACGCCCTGACCAGCGTGCTGCCCCACGGCATCGCCACCGCGCACCAGCAGTTGCTGACGCTGGAGCAAGCTGGCACGGTGGTCGGCTTCCTCTGGTATCAGCAGAATGAGACCAACGCCTTTATCATGGACTTCATGGTGCTGCCGCACTGCCGTGGGCAGGGGCATGGCCGCCGGGCGCTGGCAGAGCTGGAGGCACAACTGCGGGCGGCGGGCGTGGCGGAGATGCGCCTGCGGGTGGCGGCAGACAACCCGCGTGCGCGCCACCTGTATGAGGCGTGCGACTTCCAGCTGACTGGCTATAACATGAGTAAACGGCTGTAA
- the umuD gene encoding translesion error-prone DNA polymerase V autoproteolytic subunit, producing the protein MDVYRAMTEPPVAETPLFQDSVPAGFPSPAQDYVARRLDLNEMCVTHPAATYFVRATGESMVDAGIFEGSLLVVDRSLEARHGDIVIAAVSGEYTVKRLCLHPQVRLEPMNPAFPSIVLQDEDSVELFGVVTYTLRGLR; encoded by the coding sequence ATGGACGTTTATCGCGCCATGACCGAACCACCGGTGGCAGAGACGCCGCTGTTCCAGGACAGCGTGCCCGCGGGCTTCCCCAGCCCGGCCCAGGATTACGTTGCGCGCCGCCTCGATCTCAATGAGATGTGCGTGACGCACCCGGCCGCCACCTATTTTGTCCGCGCCACGGGCGAGTCGATGGTGGACGCCGGCATTTTCGAGGGATCGCTGTTGGTGGTTGACCGCAGCCTGGAGGCGCGCCACGGCGACATCGTGATCGCCGCAGTCTCCGGTGAGTACACCGTCAAGCGGCTCTGCCTGCATCCGCAGGTGCGGCTGGAGCCGATGAACCCGGCGTTCCCCAGCATCGTGCTACAGGATGAGGACTCGGTGGAGCTGTTCGGCGTGGTCACCTACACGCTGCGCGGCCTGCGCTGA
- a CDS encoding FdhF/YdeP family oxidoreductase encodes MKQKNGAIGIAPYGGSAGGWGALKAVADAIRGQMSVKQDVIALFKVNQPQGFDCPGCAWPDPLHTSSFEFCENGAKAVSWEATKKRATPEFFAAHPVKELWERNDFNLENEGRLTHPMKYHAESDTYQAIEWETAFSEIGALMQGYDDPDSVEFYTSGRASNEAAFLYQLFAREYGTNNFPDCSNMCHEPTSVGLPVSIGVGKGTVELEDFDHCDLVLCIGHNPGTNHPRMLGTLREVAKRGGTIIAFNPLQERGLERFTSPQSPLEMLTLSSTRLSSTYYKVRVGGDAAMVKGIMKSLLALHDEALSKGEPGVIDEAFIREHTEGFEALKADVQATSWADIERVSGLSHKDILHVARLYARAERTILCYGMGITQHQYGTKNVQQLANLLLMRGNIGKKGAGICPLRGHSNVQGDRTVGITEIPNQDLLDGIERTFGFKPPAKHGHGAIASIHAMREGKSKALFCLGGNLPVAMPDPEVCFEAMRKLDLAVHMATKLNRSHLAVAKHTYLFPVIGRTERDTQRSGDQSVTVEDSMSMVHASRGSLEPVSPHLRSEPNLVAALAKASLPNSVVPWDKLVSDYHFIRDAIESVFPAFKDYNQRIMKPGGFRLYNAASERKWNTPSGKANFLVMEGINEDPRSAQGHELVLTTLRSHDQYNTTLYGLNDRYRGVTGRRDVLFINADEAESRQLRVGDKVNVIALDANGQPSPERRMDNLTVVVYDMAPGSVATYYPEGNVLVPLNSHDEESGIPAYKNVPIALERCA; translated from the coding sequence ATGAAACAGAAAAATGGCGCGATTGGCATTGCCCCCTACGGCGGTTCCGCCGGCGGTTGGGGCGCGCTGAAGGCGGTGGCAGACGCCATCCGTGGGCAGATGTCCGTGAAGCAGGATGTGATCGCCCTGTTCAAGGTCAACCAGCCGCAGGGGTTCGACTGCCCCGGCTGCGCCTGGCCCGATCCGCTCCACACCTCTTCGTTTGAGTTTTGTGAGAACGGCGCGAAGGCGGTCTCCTGGGAAGCGACCAAAAAGCGCGCCACCCCGGAGTTCTTCGCCGCGCACCCGGTGAAGGAGCTGTGGGAGCGCAATGACTTCAACCTGGAGAATGAGGGCCGTTTGACCCATCCGATGAAGTACCATGCCGAGAGCGACACCTATCAGGCCATCGAATGGGAGACTGCCTTCAGTGAGATTGGCGCGCTGATGCAGGGCTACGACGACCCGGACAGCGTGGAGTTCTACACCTCTGGCCGCGCCTCCAATGAGGCGGCCTTCCTCTACCAGCTGTTCGCGCGTGAGTATGGCACCAACAACTTCCCTGACTGCTCGAACATGTGCCATGAGCCGACCAGCGTCGGCCTGCCGGTCTCGATTGGCGTTGGCAAGGGCACGGTGGAGCTGGAGGATTTCGACCACTGCGATCTGGTGCTGTGCATCGGCCACAATCCCGGCACCAACCACCCACGGATGCTCGGCACCCTGCGCGAGGTGGCGAAACGCGGCGGCACCATCATCGCCTTCAACCCGTTGCAGGAGCGCGGGCTGGAGCGCTTCACTTCGCCGCAAAGCCCGCTGGAGATGCTGACCCTTAGCTCTACCCGCCTCTCCTCCACCTACTACAAGGTGCGGGTCGGCGGTGACGCGGCGATGGTCAAGGGGATCATGAAGTCCCTGCTGGCGCTGCATGACGAGGCGCTGAGCAAGGGCGAACCGGGGGTGATTGATGAGGCCTTCATCCGTGAGCACACCGAGGGCTTCGAGGCGCTGAAAGCGGATGTGCAGGCCACCTCCTGGGCTGACATCGAGCGCGTCTCCGGCCTGAGCCACAAGGATATCCTGCACGTCGCGCGGCTCTACGCCCGCGCCGAGCGCACCATCCTCTGCTACGGCATGGGCATCACCCAGCACCAGTACGGCACCAAGAACGTGCAGCAACTGGCGAACCTGCTGCTGATGCGCGGCAACATCGGCAAAAAGGGCGCGGGCATCTGCCCGCTGCGCGGCCACTCCAACGTGCAGGGCGACCGCACGGTGGGCATCACCGAAATCCCTAATCAGGATCTGCTGGATGGCATTGAGCGCACCTTTGGCTTCAAGCCGCCCGCCAAGCATGGCCATGGGGCGATCGCCTCCATCCACGCCATGCGCGAGGGCAAATCCAAGGCGCTGTTCTGCCTCGGCGGCAACCTGCCGGTGGCAATGCCCGACCCGGAGGTCTGCTTTGAGGCGATGCGCAAACTGGATCTGGCGGTGCATATGGCGACCAAGCTCAACCGCTCCCACCTGGCGGTGGCGAAGCACACCTACCTGTTCCCGGTGATTGGCCGCACCGAGCGCGATACCCAGCGCTCCGGCGACCAGTCGGTGACGGTCGAGGACTCGATGTCGATGGTGCACGCCTCGCGCGGCTCGCTGGAGCCGGTTTCGCCGCACCTGCGCTCGGAACCCAATCTGGTGGCGGCGCTGGCGAAGGCCTCGCTGCCCAACAGCGTGGTGCCGTGGGACAAACTGGTGTCGGACTACCACTTTATCCGCGATGCCATTGAGTCGGTGTTCCCGGCCTTCAAGGATTACAACCAGCGCATCATGAAGCCCGGCGGTTTCCGGCTCTACAACGCCGCCTCGGAGCGCAAGTGGAACACCCCCTCCGGCAAGGCCAACTTTTTGGTGATGGAGGGGATCAACGAAGACCCGCGCTCGGCGCAGGGGCATGAGCTGGTGCTGACCACCCTGCGCAGCCATGATCAGTACAACACCACGCTGTATGGCCTGAACGACCGCTACCGCGGCGTGACCGGCCGCCGTGACGTGCTGTTTATCAATGCGGATGAGGCGGAGAGCCGCCAGCTGCGGGTGGGCGACAAGGTGAACGTGATTGCGCTGGACGCCAACGGCCAGCCGTCGCCGGAGCGGCGCATGGATAACCTGACGGTGGTGGTGTATGACATGGCGCCCGGCTCGGTCGCCACCTACTACCCGGAGGGCAACGTGCTGGTGCCCCTCAACAGCCATGATGAGGAGAGCGGCATCCCGGCCTATAAAAACGTGCCGATCGCCCTTGAGCGCTGCGCCTGA
- a CDS encoding DUF1615 domain-containing protein gives MELTIADGLRATPLRRWPLLGLAALLALAGCTSKKSPEAPALRPAEVRAQVVRLMPPSAADRQGWATDIVAAFSAQQLTPSAANLCAVLAVTEQESNFKADAPVAGLGKIAWKEIERRAGERHIPAFVVRTALLIPSSNGKSYSERLDKVRNEKELSDIFDDFIGMVPMGQRLFGSLNPVHTGGPMQVSIAFAEAHARGYPYPVEGTIRQEVFSRRGGIYFGTLHLLGYPVDYSQPLYRFADFNAGWYASRNAAFQQAVSRLSGIPLALDGDLIRYGSDEASATELAVRTLSARLDLSERAIHRALEQGEQPDFAESTLYRRLYALADKQNGKPVPRAILPGIKLESPKITRNLTTAWFAQRVDARYQHCMAKATGS, from the coding sequence ATGGAACTGACCATAGCCGATGGCCTGCGGGCCACCCCCCTTCGTCGCTGGCCCCTGCTGGGCCTGGCGGCACTGCTGGCGCTGGCTGGCTGCACCAGCAAAAAAAGCCCGGAGGCACCGGCCCTGCGCCCGGCCGAGGTGCGCGCGCAGGTGGTGCGGCTGATGCCGCCCTCCGCCGCCGACCGGCAGGGCTGGGCCACCGACATCGTTGCCGCCTTCAGCGCCCAGCAACTGACGCCCAGCGCCGCCAACCTCTGTGCGGTGCTGGCGGTGACGGAACAGGAGTCCAATTTTAAGGCGGACGCCCCGGTGGCCGGGCTGGGCAAAATCGCGTGGAAAGAGATTGAGCGCCGCGCTGGCGAGCGCCACATTCCGGCGTTTGTGGTGCGCACCGCGCTGCTGATCCCCTCGTCGAATGGCAAGTCCTACAGCGAGCGGCTCGACAAGGTGCGCAATGAGAAGGAGCTGAGCGACATCTTCGATGACTTTATCGGCATGGTGCCGATGGGGCAGCGGCTGTTTGGCAGCCTTAACCCGGTGCACACCGGCGGGCCGATGCAGGTGAGCATCGCCTTCGCCGAGGCACACGCGCGCGGCTACCCCTATCCGGTGGAGGGCACCATTCGTCAGGAGGTGTTCAGCCGCCGTGGCGGGATCTACTTCGGCACCCTGCACCTGCTGGGCTACCCGGTGGACTATTCGCAGCCGCTCTACCGCTTCGCCGACTTCAACGCTGGCTGGTACGCCAGCCGCAACGCCGCCTTCCAGCAGGCGGTGAGTCGGCTCAGCGGCATCCCGCTGGCGCTGGACGGCGACCTGATCCGCTACGGCAGCGACGAGGCCAGCGCCACCGAACTGGCGGTACGCACCCTCAGTGCGCGGCTGGATCTCAGCGAGCGCGCCATCCACCGCGCGCTGGAGCAGGGCGAACAGCCGGACTTCGCCGAGAGCACGCTCTACCGCCGCCTCTACGCGCTGGCCGACAAACAGAACGGCAAGCCGGTGCCGCGCGCCATCCTGCCGGGCATCAAGCTGGAAAGCCCGAAGATCACCCGCAACCTGACCACCGCGTGGTTTGCCCAGCGGGTGGACGCGCGCTACCAGCACTGCATGGCAAAGGCCACAGGTAGCTAA
- a CDS encoding NAD(P)H-quinone oxidoreductase yields MTFIAIPQTGGPEVLQPQSAPVPQPADGELLVKVHAAGINRPDVLQRAGLYPMKPGMNPVPGLEIAGEVVAVGANVIRYAVGDRVCALTNGGGYAEYCTVPATQALPVPEGVSMVQAAAIPETFFTVWANLFAMGNAKAGDRVLIHGGTSGIGTTALMLCRAWGIEAYATAGSAEKCEEIRALGATAINYREQDFAEAIQQHTGGKGVDVILDIMGGPYLERNIASLAQCGRLVIIGFLGSAVAKEINILPILAKQAIITGSLLRSRTTEQKGEIADALSQHVWPLLAKGECLPMVDKTYPLRDVADAHRRMENGEHIGKIVLTVGE; encoded by the coding sequence ATGACCTTTATTGCCATCCCGCAGACCGGCGGGCCGGAAGTGTTGCAACCGCAGAGTGCGCCAGTGCCGCAGCCAGCGGACGGCGAGCTGTTGGTGAAGGTGCACGCGGCGGGCATCAACCGCCCGGACGTGCTCCAGCGCGCGGGCCTCTACCCGATGAAGCCGGGCATGAATCCGGTGCCGGGGCTGGAGATTGCCGGTGAGGTGGTAGCGGTCGGGGCGAATGTCATCCGCTATGCGGTGGGTGATCGCGTCTGCGCCCTGACCAACGGCGGCGGCTACGCCGAGTACTGCACCGTGCCCGCCACGCAGGCGCTGCCGGTGCCGGAGGGCGTGTCGATGGTGCAGGCCGCCGCCATCCCGGAGACCTTCTTTACCGTCTGGGCCAACCTGTTCGCGATGGGCAACGCCAAGGCTGGCGACCGGGTGCTGATCCACGGCGGCACCAGCGGCATCGGCACCACCGCGCTGATGCTCTGCCGCGCATGGGGCATTGAGGCTTACGCCACCGCCGGTAGCGCGGAGAAGTGTGAGGAGATCCGCGCGCTGGGGGCGACTGCCATCAACTACCGCGAGCAGGATTTCGCCGAGGCGATCCAGCAGCACACCGGCGGCAAGGGCGTGGACGTGATCCTCGACATCATGGGCGGGCCTTACCTTGAGCGTAACATCGCCTCGCTGGCGCAATGTGGGCGGCTGGTGATCATCGGCTTCCTCGGCTCCGCCGTCGCCAAGGAGATCAACATCCTGCCGATTCTCGCCAAACAGGCCATCATCACCGGCTCGCTGCTGCGCTCACGCACCACCGAGCAGAAGGGCGAAATCGCCGACGCGCTCTCCCAGCACGTCTGGCCGCTGCTCGCCAAAGGCGAGTGCCTGCCGATGGTGGACAAAACCTACCCCCTGCGCGACGTCGCCGACGCCCACCGCCGCATGGAGAACGGTGAGCACATCGGCAAGATTGTGCTGACGGTCGGGGAGTAA